GGGGAGTGTGGTGTACCAGCCTGTTGATGTTTCCGAGACGGCTCTCGCCGAGGCCAGTGAAAATATTCTCGCCAATATTCCTGGCGTGACGGTCCGCTCTCAAGTCGCTGACTACACTCGTGAGGCTCTCCCGCTCAACCGCCTACCCGACACGCGGACGCTGGCTCTTTACATTGGTTCCAGTATTGGTAATTTCATGCCGGAGGATGCGAGGGATGTTCTTCGCAACCTCCGCGCGCAGTTGCTTCCCGGGGATACTCTTTTGCTGGGCACGGACTTGGCGCCGAACGGTGGCCCACACGCCAATAAAACTGTAGCCACGCTGCTTGCCGCATATGACGACGCCGCTGGAGTGACAGCGGCTTTCAATCTGAACGTGCTTGCGCGTCTCAATCGTGATCTGGGGACTGATTTTGCGTTAGCAAACTTTCAGCATCGGGTTCGTTGGAATCCCGCTCAATCACGCATTGAGATGCACTTGGAATCGGTCATCGCTCAGCGCGTTCATGTCCCGGCTAACTCCAGCGGTCCTGCCTTCGCTGTCGATTTTGCACGGGGCGAGAGTATTCACACCGAAAACAGTTACAAATTCACCTCGGCTGCGGTTGAGGAACTTCTCGCGTCGGCGAACTTCAAGAAGACCAGGTCTTGGGAGGATCCGCAGCATCTGTTCGCGGTCACGCTGGCTACTGCGGTCTGATTCAGAGGCTTCCGCGTCGATACTCTCCGCTCTTGCCTCCGGTTTTGCGTATCAATACGACGTCGCGGATTCGTATTCCTTTGTCGAGCGCTTTGGTCATGTCGTAGATGGTTAGCGCCGCGATTGAGGCTGCCACCATCGCTTCCATCTCAACGCCTGTGCCTGCAACTGTCGCTGCGGTTGCTTCGATCGCGACGCCACCTTCGACAATTTTTGTCTGTATGTCTACGAAGCTCAGTGCTATTTGATGACACATCGGAATGAGGCTTGAGGTTTGCTTCGCTGCTTGAATTCCCGCGAACCTCGCCACTTCGAGGGGATTGCCTTTGGGATTTTGCGGCAGCGCCTCGAGCACCGCGTCGGACAGCTCGACGAACGCTGATGCCACGGCCTCGCGTCTTGTTGCCAGCTTGTCGCCGACATCCACCATGTGCGCTTCGCCGGCCTGATCGTAGTGCGACAGATGCAGCGGCACGGGGGACCGGGGAGGGAAGTCCGCATCATTGCCGAGAGGTTCGGGGGCGTCATCCATCAGCTGTTCGGAGGTGTAGTCTACGTCGTCCATCCTACAAGCCTACCGCAGGAGAATCGTGATGACATCCCCGGTGGAGAAGTGATCTTTGTCGGGTGGGAGGACCGCATAGCAGTTCGCTTGCGCATTCGCGGCCAAGTCGCCTGATCCCTGCCAGCCTACCAATCGTACCTCTGGGCGGACTCGGTTGGAGGTCCATCTGGCGGGGAGCACACGCATCAGGCCGGCCTTTCCTGCGAGGCCCTCTGCCAGCGTCGCCTGCAGAAAACGCGGGCCCTGGACTTCGGACCCGCCCATCGCACGGAGCACCGGTTCGACGAAACAATGGAAGGTCACTTGAGTCGAGACGGGGTTTCCGGGCAGGCCGAAAAAAAATTGGGCAGGGAACTGGTCGTCAGCCGGCAACCTGCCGAAGACCAGGGGTTTGCCTGGCTGCATCTTGACGCCGGTGAAGAAAAACTCTGCGCCCAGGCTTTGCAGTACCTCTTCGACCAGGTCGTACTTGCCCATGGAAACGCCACCGGACAGCAGCAGAAGTTCGCAATGGCGTGCGGAACGAATGGTTTGTTCGAGTTCAGGTCGCCGGTCCGGAGCAATCGGGAGCTGGACGGGTTCTCCGCCAGCGTGCCTGATCAGCTCAGACAGACCGTAGCTGTTCGAGTTTCTGATCTGGTGCGGCCCGGGCGTCGCTGCGAGGTCGACAAGTTCGTCTCCAGTTGCGACGATGGCTACCTTTGGCCTGCGATAGATCTTTAGCTCTGTGTATCCGCAGGAGGCGGCGAGAGCTACCTCCGCGCCCTCGATTTTAGAGCCAGAGGCCAATACTGTTTGGCCGGCCCGGGCCTCGCTTCCCTGGGGAACGATGTTTTCTCCGCTTCGAATCGTGCGTCCAGCAAGTAAGCGTATCGAGTTGTTGGTGCGTTCCACATGTTCGATCATCACGACAGCGTCGGCGCCTGCTGGAGTTGGTGCGCCGGTCATGATTTCAATCGCGGTATTTTGTTCGAGGGTGCTGCCCCGCCACTGCTCACCGGCCCTGACCTGGCCGACTACCTTCAATGGACCGAGCGTGTCGGACGCCCGCACAGCAAACCCGTCTCGGGTCGACCTATTGAATGGCGGCTGATCGCGATCCGCGAGCACGGGCTGGGCGAGTACGCGGTCTCCGCAGGCCAGCAGCGCGAGCGGTTCGCTTGGCGGACGTGGAAGATCGGTTGCGTGTTGAAGCACCTTCGTCAGAGCTTCATCGAAACCGAGAACTGCGGCCGCTGACTGCATCCTCTTCTCCTTCAGCTATCAGCGTGACAAATGGAAAGGCCCCGAGCGGGGTCGCCCGGGGCCTTCCGGTTTTTCCGGCGCTTATTTCTTTCCAGCTTTGAAGGTCGACTTTATCGGTGCGCCGATGCCTTCGAGAATACCCTTCACATCAGCAGCATGTGGTCCGTCCGGAGCCAGTTCAAGGTATTCCTGATAGGCTTCGACGCAACCCGGTGGCGCTACAATCTTCTGGGTTTTCGGATCGACTGTTGCCTGTGGAATGAGCGCCTGTCCCTTGATGTAATAAGCATCCGCCTTCTTCGGATCGGCTGCGATTGCCTTGTCGGCAGCAGCACCCGCCTCGGTCAGTTTGCCTGAGTTGTAGAGGGTTGCGGCCTCGTTGAAGAAGTACATTCCGGCCTTTTCCGGTTGGGCCTTGGCAGCCTGCTCGTAGGCGTCGGAGGAGGCCTTGGCGTCACCCAGACGGGCCTCCGCCTGTCCCAACTGGTTGTAAGCTACGCCGGCGGTTTCGGGGTTTGGTTTCTTGGAAGCGGCATTCAGATCCGCGGCTTTTTTATAGGAGGCAGCGGCATCGGTGTACTTCTGGAGGATGGCCGGATCCGTCGGTGAGGTGCCAGCTGCTTTAGCTGCCTTTGCTGCGGTCTCTCCGCTCCCAAGTTGAGCATCACCAAGGGTGACCCACAGAATTCCCTCGTCGGGCTTGGTTTCGGTGGCCTGCTTCATGGCGGTGATTGCGGAGTCGTAGTTGCCAGCCTTGTTGTCGGCGCGGGCCTGAGTCAGAAGGGCGTTGAGGTTCTGAATCTTCGCGTTGCCGGCGACGACCTCGGCGTTCTTCTTCTTGTACTCTTCGAGCGCCTTCCGGTCTTCGGGGCTCATCTTACTGATGTACTCCGCGCGCGACATGTCGAAATCGAGGAGCTTGTCTTCGTCTTTCGCAATCGGAACACTCTCGTTGAAGTCCAAGCTCTTATCGTCCTGGAAGACGAAGACTACATAGGTCCCAGCCACGATCCCGGTTCCTTTGTAGTTGCCATCTTGATCGATGGGAAACTTGTAGGGGTACTTTCGGTCCTTCGCGTCAGACGAACGATCCGTTGTGAGCCTGACTTCGCCCTTTGTAATTGGCAGGCCGGCGGGATTGAGAATGTGGCCATGAATGCTTGCGGTTCCCGCGGGCGGGGCTGCTTGTGCTTTCAAGCGTGTGGGCTGCGCGATTGCCAGGATTACCAGCAGAGCGGCTGC
This Tunturibacter gelidoferens DNA region includes the following protein-coding sequences:
- the egtD gene encoding L-histidine N(alpha)-methyltransferase, yielding MRHAFHSAIKSAGGLDVPTTIFAPDAPLISITDAVAFEARVGLSAMPKTLSPWLFYDESGSRLFEQITELPEYYLTRTERGIFAANADEILREAALGQGPSGKLTLIELGAGTATKTGILLAEAVRQQGSVVYQPVDVSETALAEASENILANIPGVTVRSQVADYTREALPLNRLPDTRTLALYIGSSIGNFMPEDARDVLRNLRAQLLPGDTLLLGTDLAPNGGPHANKTVATLLAAYDDAAGVTAAFNLNVLARLNRDLGTDFALANFQHRVRWNPAQSRIEMHLESVIAQRVHVPANSSGPAFAVDFARGESIHTENSYKFTSAAVEELLASANFKKTRSWEDPQHLFAVTLATAV
- the moaC gene encoding cyclic pyranopterin monophosphate synthase MoaC — translated: MVDVGDKLATRREAVASAFVELSDAVLEALPQNPKGNPLEVARFAGIQAAKQTSSLIPMCHQIALSFVDIQTKIVEGGVAIEATAATVAGTGVEMEAMVAASIAALTIYDMTKALDKGIRIRDVVLIRKTGGKSGEYRRGSL
- the glp gene encoding gephyrin-like molybdotransferase Glp, with translation MQSAAAVLGFDEALTKVLQHATDLPRPPSEPLALLACGDRVLAQPVLADRDQPPFNRSTRDGFAVRASDTLGPLKVVGQVRAGEQWRGSTLEQNTAIEIMTGAPTPAGADAVVMIEHVERTNNSIRLLAGRTIRSGENIVPQGSEARAGQTVLASGSKIEGAEVALAASCGYTELKIYRRPKVAIVATGDELVDLAATPGPHQIRNSNSYGLSELIRHAGGEPVQLPIAPDRRPELEQTIRSARHCELLLLSGGVSMGKYDLVEEVLQSLGAEFFFTGVKMQPGKPLVFGRLPADDQFPAQFFFGLPGNPVSTQVTFHCFVEPVLRAMGGSEVQGPRFLQATLAEGLAGKAGLMRVLPARWTSNRVRPEVRLVGWQGSGDLAANAQANCYAVLPPDKDHFSTGDVITILLR
- a CDS encoding tetratricopeptide repeat protein; this translates as MKRIGWKISTLAAALLVILAIAQPTRLKAQAAPPAGTASIHGHILNPAGLPITKGEVRLTTDRSSDAKDRKYPYKFPIDQDGNYKGTGIVAGTYVVFVFQDDKSLDFNESVPIAKDEDKLLDFDMSRAEYISKMSPEDRKALEEYKKKNAEVVAGNAKIQNLNALLTQARADNKAGNYDSAITAMKQATETKPDEGILWVTLGDAQLGSGETAAKAAKAAGTSPTDPAILQKYTDAAASYKKAADLNAASKKPNPETAGVAYNQLGQAEARLGDAKASSDAYEQAAKAQPEKAGMYFFNEAATLYNSGKLTEAGAAADKAIAADPKKADAYYIKGQALIPQATVDPKTQKIVAPPGCVEAYQEYLELAPDGPHAADVKGILEGIGAPIKSTFKAGKK